From the Rhinopithecus roxellana isolate Shanxi Qingling chromosome 5, ASM756505v1, whole genome shotgun sequence genome, the window attgtgccactgcactctagcctgggtgacacagcaagactccatctcaaaaaaaaaaaaaaaacagcatataacagatacacaaaaaataaaaagcaagaaactgaattgtatcaccagagaaaatcatcttcattaaagggaagaaaggaaggaaaaaaagaagaccacaaaacaatcagaaaacaaaatggagggactaagtccttacttatcaataacattgaatgtatCTAAGCATGGTGGGATATAACAAAAGCAGCTGTAAGTCCCTAtatcaaaacagaagaaaaacttcaaataacctaaatatgcatctttttttttttttgagatggagtttcgctcttgttgcccaagttggagtgcaatggtgtgatctcggctcactgcaacctccgccttctgggttcaagcgattctcctgactcaatctcccaagtagctgggattacaggcacgcgccaccacacccagctaatttttttttttttttttttgtatttttagtagaaatgggatttcaccatgttagccaggctggtctcaaactcctgacctcaggtgatccacctgcctcggtctcccaaagtgctgggattacaggcctgagccactgcacctggcaaataggtgtcttaaagaactagaaaagcaagagtaaaccaaacccaaaatggGGAGactaaataataaagatcagagcagaaataaatgaaactgaaattaagaaaaccatacaaaagatcatgAAATGAAAAGATGGTTTTTTGAAGTTAAATGAAATTGATAaacttttagccagactaagaaaaaaggagagaagacccaaataaataaaatcagagatgaaaaagaagacattacaacaaatactgcagaaattcaaaggatcgttagtggctactatgagcaaccaTATGCCAATcaattggaaaacctagaggaaatggccAAATTCCTAGACAGATTCAATCTTttaagattgaaccatgaagaaataaaaaacttgaaGAGAGCAATAACAAGTAACGAGAtggaagccataataaaaagtgtcccagcaaagaaaagcccgggacctgatggcttcactgctcaattctaccaaacatttaaagaataataccaatcctattcaaactattccaaaaaatagaggagggaaGACTTCCAAACTCAATCCATGAGGACTGTGTTACCCTGATACCGAAACCAGGCAAAgacatagcaaaataaataaacaaacaaaaaactacaggccaatatctctgatgaatattgatgcaaaaatcctcagcaaaatactagcacaccaaattcaaaatatattaaaaagatcattcatcatcaacaagtgggatttatccctgagacgtaaggatggttcaacatacacaaatcagttaACGTGATAAACTCTTGACTAGAAAAGTTGTGAGAAACCACAATGTTTTCATGGCAGTCTActtaaacacagttttctagaagcACTTACAGAAAAAATAAGCATCTTTTTAGTTTAAGTGCACTTATTATGTCCCGATATAATAGGATTGACTCCAACAGATGATGGTCTAACCCAATTATTCTATGAAATTCTAAAGCAATCTCTCCAAAAGGTTGGCAATTGTAGCCagcaggccaaatccagcctacTGCTTGTTTTCATGAATAAagtttactggaacacagccatgtctATTCATTTATGTACTATCTATGGCTGTTTTaactacaacagcagagttgaaaaGTTTCAACAGGGACCGATgacctacaaagcctaaaatatttactatctggcatCTTACAGAAAttgctgacccctgctctagACAAGCAATCCAAGAAGGAATCAAACCTGTTAGACTCACCTGAGGCGTTGTCTTTTTGTACTGGTCACCTCCATCTATCACATCCCTCATGATTCTTCCCTTAAGAAATTCATATTCTTCTGGACTCAGCTGAATAGACTCTATGGTTTTTCCACAGCCCAAACACTGGCCACTGTAATTATAattgttaaataataatatttaaatatgtcaaataatGTTCTGGGGAAAAAATTTTGTGAAATGAACAATGAGGAAATTAAAAGGTAATAATAAAGAACATTAAAACCTTTGTAATAATCACatacatctaattttttgtaaacCTGATAATATCACAAATTAGTGTGccagaaaaaccaaaaaagtagACCGGCCatttgaatgacttttttttttttttgagacaaggtctcactctgttgcccaggctggagtgcagtgtcacaattacggctcactgcatcctcaagcTCCCaggatcaagggatcctcctgcctcagccaccaaagcagctaggacaacaggtacgtgccaccctacccagctaatttttgtattttggcgcctgactaatttttgtattttttctagagacagggtttctcaatgttgcacaagatggtcttgaactcctgggcttgagcaatctgccaagtcagcctcccaaagtgttgggattacaggtacaggcatgagccaccatgcctgactcaggtgacttttttttttttttgagacagagtctcgctctatcaccacgatggagtgcagtggcacaatcttggctcactgcaacctctgtctcctgggttcaagcaattctcctgcctcagtctcccaagtagctgggactacaggcgtacaccaccacacccagctaattttggtatttttagtagagacttggtttcaacatgttggccaggatggtctcaaatctgacctcgtgatccacctgcctcggcctcccaaagtgctgggattacaggtgtgagccacggcacccagctcgcatgacattttaaaagtaattcctATTATGTGGAATATCATATTGGTGAgttaaatcaatcaatcaatcaatcctaAAACACAACTGGGTCTGGAAGCTCTAGGGAAAAACATCTCTAAGACATCATATAGGCTCACAATACGCACTGGAAAAACATTTTGGGTACTGCTACGTCTCTGTATGCAAAGTATGTTTTTTTCCTCAGATACTCTAATTACAAACTTGTAATTATCCTATCCTTAAGATGTTATTAAATACTTTTCAATCAATAGCAACAAAACCTActaaactgaaaacaaacaagttaaaaataaacattggtCATCACCTTTTTTGGACTGTGGTGAATTGTCCTTTCCATTGTTTTCCAGGAACACTATGAAGATTGCAAAACCAAATCATGAGGTTAGATTCCTACTGAAATGAAAGACATTCATGATATTTGGAAACTCTTATAAGCAAGAACTCCGAAAAGTTCAAGACACTTCTGTAGAAcggtataatttaaaaagtggcaGATATCCTGGATGAGGTTAAGAAGCTGCTGGTACCCTGCTCTGGATCTCCTTCTTCCCTATGGTTCTCCTCCCACCAACTAATTCTCATCTTCAAGTCTACAGAAAGCAGCTGACCTTAGTAGCATAACCTCTATACCAAACTCAACTCTTACCTTCTCCATATAGCTGCCAGAAATTGCTCCTGCTCAGAGTAATTTACCTCTTACCTACCACTGTTATTTCACTGTGTGGTATTTTACTCCCAATTAAATTGAGAATGTcataaaagattttataaaacacTTGCAATGCCTAGCCTACCTGGAAGCATTCAAAAGCTATGTATTGATGTATTTGTTCAATCAATGtatcctctcctccttcctcttccacaTATTACCATCAGTTCTTCTGATTCTActgccttctctccttcctcagttCTTAATTCTCATCATCTCTCACCTAAACCTAAAATTGTATTCACGCAGATCTCCCTGTTTTCAATCTTAATCCCTCTCCTATCTACTCTTCTCACTTGGCAATTGCCTTTGTAAAACTCCATtccagcacttttttttcttttgagacaaggtcttgctctgtcacccaggttggagtgcatggcacaatcacagctccctgcagccttgattccctagattcaagtgatcctcttgcttcagtctccaagtacctgggactaccggcacacaccaccatgccagggtaGATTTTGTAttatctgtagagacagggtttcgccatgttgcccaggctggtctcgaactcctggcctcaagctatcctcccacctcagtctctaaAAGTGCtcacattacaggcatgagccacagtactTGGCCATATTCAGCATTCTTGATcagagaataaaatccaaactccttggTATTCAAAAATTTTCACAACCGGGCTCCTCCCTTGATATTCAATAAGATAATTAAGCATAATTACTACTTCAAAGCTCTGTAAACatgatatagaaaaaaaaaaaaaagaaaaactacctcaggtgatccgcccggcCTATTCTGTCTACTCGCTATAGTTCAACAACTCGGATGATATGGCTTATTTATATTATCTGTCATCTATAATCTCACCTTTGAAATGTAAGCtgaggctaggtgcggtggcttgtgcctgtaatcccagcactttgggaggccgaggcgggcggaccacctgaggtagttgagaccagcctgaccaacatggagaaactcgtctctactaaaaagaaaatacaaaattaggtgggcgtggtggcgcatgcctgtaatcccagctacctgggagtgtgaggcagaattgcctgaaccctggaggcggaggttgcagtgagctgagatcgcaccactgcactccagcctggcaacaacagcaaaactccgtcttcaaaaaaaaaaaaaaaaaaaagacagtgagtAGGCAGAATAAATACAAGCACATAATCACATTTTTAGAGGAACTTCTGAAAACACTAATATGGCCCGAGACAGTTCCAGTCAAATGCTATATTCTTTTCTTGCTATGAACACTGGCCATAAGTAGTATTAAGTACTCACATCATACTAGATgcctaagaaaacaaaattaatgatccttctaaaaggaaaaaaatatataaaaattaaaagtgccaTATAATTTCACTTTTATGTGATGGGTAAAGATTAGCACAAATTATGTATGCTGctactttttttaaagacagaaaattttgtcctaaagagaaaataaaccttACTAAGAGATGGAAAAAAGTATAATCAGAATAGAATGATTCTCAGCaactaacaacaaaaaagagtggCTACTTTGAGGTTTATTaagttattaaattaaaaataattagccaggtatggtggcacatgcctgtagttttactcaggagactgaagcgagaggatcacttgaggccaggtgtttgagattACAGGGAGCtatgaacacaccactgcactccagtctgggcaacagagcaagaccctgtctcaaaaaaaaaattaaagaataaaaacatacatataaaaaaatcaaaattacctCTCAAACCATGTTTTTATACTGTGTGCAAATGATTCCCCTGGATACAGCTGATTATTTCTTAGATATGAAAGAATATCTAGTAGTTTATTTGAATAATTATCATCCTTTATGTCTTTTCCAAAATCAAAGAAAGCTTTTAAAGTTTCCAACATAGGAACAATATCATGACCTAGCAATTCCTGATACAAATTCCAAGCTGTGTTTACATCTTGATGAAAGAGAGCTCCCTGGATACAGTCATTATAGTTCTTTTTAGAAGGAGTCATAACTTTTTTGATGTCCTCTAACAGCAACAATGATTCTCTCCATCTGTCTGAATGGATCAATCCCCGGATGAGAAGACTGTAACCTCCAGGTTCTAAAGTCTTATATCTGGTTTTCATAATTTCAAAGACATCAATAACTTCAGATGTCTGCATATGAAAGACACAGAGATACAAATATCTGACCAGTAAATCATAACTTACTATACCATTATTTTTTGCTGCTACCCATGCCAGCAGAGATTTAGCCACATCTACAGAGCTATGACAGTTAGCCATCTGTGAAATGATCCATCTTTCAAAACTGGTCTTTCCTTTGAAATCTGCCTTAAGTTTATCCCACTCCTCTGAATTCAAAGGTTGTGTTGGGAGTTGAATAGTGTTCCTCACAGGTGGCAAGGCATGATCTTTACTTTCAGGATTCATCTGTGATCTCTTCTTAGCTGCTCCAgctgaaaaaaaatgaggaacagAAGAAACTTGCTTATTACTGCCCTCCTCTTTCCTGAGATATCTGGCCTTGGCAATCAGATTCGTTGCTTTGGTATTCTGTGGAGACATTGTTTTAAGAGAAAACAACCTCTGTTGGTTCCTGATGCCACAGCtgtctgaaagaaagagagagacacaagAGTGCCCTGGGCCTAGCCCAAGGTATGAGTTGCTCTTCCAAAGCTTAGGAAAGCTTCGAATACCAAACAAATAGAAAGTCATTATGCAGTGAGATCAGCACCAGATAGTGAGAAAAATGTTGGGAAAAAACCCTCTTCTATAAGCAAAATTAAAGGGATTGGGGGTTGGCGGTGGAGAGTCGAAGTgcagctttttaaaagaagatttgTGTTTCTTCCTTACAGACAAATCAAAGTTCTGCTTTTGGGGTTACTTAATAGCAAGAAGGCAGGTGACTTTTCTCTATTAAACAACAATCCGGGGATGTCCAACGTCGAAAGCCGCAAACCAGGGGACAGAGCAGGAATCCTCTGGTGCCTCTTACATTCCAGTTCATGAACCTGAGGAAAAAGCACAAGAAGGAACGCCCAGTTTTACTCACGTGGATCACAGTTCTCCTGAAAAGGAACAGATTCCCACGGGAAGCTTGCTAGAAAGGCGGTATAAAGCCAAAACCGTATCCAGGAGCCTCCAACTCCAGCCCACCAGCAACAACGGCGAAAGTCAAAGTCTAGTGGCCCTCACCCTGCATAACTCTCCAAAGACCGCAAAGCTCCTCCGATGGAGGGATGCGGAGTGAAGAGCTGAAAGGAAGAGAGATCCAGGAAGGGCGCTGCCTAGACTGTGTACCTATCGCTGACAAACGAAGTTCACTTCATTCAACAACTCAACGCGGCACTCAGGCTTAACGTGGCCATAAACGCGGCGGAAACTACAGTGCCCACTATGCACCGCGCCACCCCCGCCGACTGACGAGACTGATCCGGAGTTAGGCGTTCCGCCTGGCCTGGCGGCGAGGAAAAAAGGCAATTTGGAAGCATTTAGTGGCAAAAGGGGTACGAGACGGCTGCTGAAGCGTCTACTACATTCAGGGGACCTGGAGGGCTTACAGATATCCGAaatgaacaatgaaaagaaattgtGAAAGCGCTTCCCTCAAGCCGGAACCAATTAACTCCTGGGTCACGTGGTGCGCACGCGCCAAAGGCGCTCGATAAAGGAAAACGCGGGCTTATCCTGGCCTTTAAAATCTGGCTTGGTGAACTTGGGACGCCTCCTGAAGGAGAACCATTTTCCAT encodes:
- the PRORP gene encoding mitochondrial ribonuclease P catalytic subunit isoform X1 translates to MTFYLFGIRSFPKLWKSNSYLGLGPGHSCVSLFLSDSCGIRNQQRLFSLKTMSPQNTKATNLIAKARYLRKEEGSNKQVSSVPHFFSAGAAKKRSQMNPESKDHALPPVRNTIQLPTQPLNSEEWDKLKADFKGKTSFERWIISQMANCHSSVDVAKSLLAWVAAKNNGIVSYDLLVRYLYLCVFHMQTSEVIDVFEIMKTRYKTLEPGGYSLLIRGLIHSDRWRESLLLLEDIKKVMTPSKKNYNDCIQGALFHQDVNTAWNLYQELLGHDIVPMLETLKAFFDFGKDIKDDNYSNKLLDILSYLRNNQLYPGESFAHSIKTWFESVPGKQWKGQFTTVQKSGQCLGCGKTIESIQLSPEEYEFLKGRIMRDVIDGGDQYKKTTPQELKRFENFVKSCPPFDIVIDGLNVAKMFPKARESQVLLNVISQLAKQNLRLLVLGRKHMLKQSFRWRKDEMAEVQKQASCFFADNISKDDPFLLYATLHSGNHCRFITKDLMRDHKACLPDPKTQRLFFKWQQGHQLAIINGFPGSKLTFQHILSYDTVVQTTGDSWHIPYDEDLVERYSYEVPIKWLCLHQKT